A single genomic interval of Pseudomonas sp. FeN3W harbors:
- the rimO gene encoding 30S ribosomal protein S12 methylthiotransferase RimO has translation MSKKVGSIGFISLGCPKATVDSERILTQLRMEGYQIVPSYEDADVVVVNTCGFIDSAKAESLDAIGEAIAENGKVIVTGCMGVDENNIRGVHPSVLAVTGPQQYEQVVNAVHEVVPPSIEHDPFVDLVPPQGIKLTPRHYAYLKISEGCNHTCSFCIIPSMRGKLVSRPVGDVLSEAERLVKAGVKEVLVISQDTSAYGVDLKYKLDFWNGQPVKTRMLELCEELGRMGVWVRLHYVYPYPNVDDVIPLMAAGKILPYLDIPFQHASPKVLKTMKRPAFEDKTLARIKQWREICPELTIRSTFIVGFPGETEEDFQYLLDWLTEAQLDRVGCFQYSPVDGAPAETMGLEPVPDEIKQERWDRFMAHQQAISAARLQLKVGKELDVLIDEVDEDGAIGRSWADAPEIDGMVYIDSEQPLQPGDKVRVRVTNADEYDLWAEVI, from the coding sequence ATGTCGAAGAAAGTCGGAAGTATAGGATTTATTTCGTTAGGATGCCCCAAGGCAACGGTCGATTCTGAACGCATCCTCACCCAGCTGCGCATGGAGGGTTACCAGATCGTGCCGTCCTATGAGGACGCCGATGTGGTGGTGGTCAACACCTGCGGTTTCATCGACAGCGCCAAGGCCGAATCGCTGGACGCCATCGGCGAGGCGATCGCCGAGAATGGCAAGGTGATCGTCACCGGCTGCATGGGCGTGGACGAGAACAACATCCGTGGCGTGCACCCCAGCGTGCTGGCCGTCACCGGCCCGCAGCAGTACGAGCAGGTGGTCAACGCGGTGCATGAAGTGGTGCCGCCGAGCATCGAGCACGATCCCTTCGTCGATCTGGTGCCGCCGCAGGGCATCAAGCTCACCCCGCGCCACTACGCCTATCTGAAGATTTCCGAAGGCTGCAACCATACCTGCAGCTTCTGCATCATCCCGTCGATGCGCGGCAAGCTGGTCAGCCGTCCGGTGGGCGATGTGCTCAGCGAAGCCGAGCGCCTGGTCAAGGCCGGTGTGAAGGAGGTTCTGGTGATCAGCCAGGACACCAGCGCCTATGGCGTCGACCTCAAGTACAAGCTGGACTTCTGGAACGGCCAGCCAGTCAAGACGCGCATGCTCGAGCTGTGCGAGGAGCTGGGCAGGATGGGCGTCTGGGTGCGCCTGCACTATGTCTATCCGTACCCGAACGTCGACGACGTGATCCCGCTGATGGCCGCCGGCAAGATCCTGCCGTACCTGGACATCCCCTTCCAGCACGCCAGCCCGAAGGTGCTCAAGACCATGAAGCGCCCGGCCTTCGAAGACAAGACCCTGGCGCGCATCAAGCAGTGGCGCGAGATCTGCCCAGAGCTGACCATCCGTTCGACGTTCATCGTCGGTTTCCCTGGCGAGACCGAAGAAGACTTCCAGTACCTCCTGGACTGGCTCACCGAAGCCCAGCTCGACCGCGTTGGTTGCTTCCAGTATTCGCCAGTCGACGGTGCGCCCGCCGAAACGATGGGCCTGGAGCCGGTTCCGGACGAGATCAAGCAGGAACGCTGGGACCGCTTCATGGCGCACCAGCAGGCCATCAGCGCCGCGCGTCTGCAGCTGAAGGTCGGCAAGGAACTGGACGTGCTGATCGATGAAGTGGACGAGGACGGCGCCATCGGCCGCTCCTGGGCCGACGCTCCAGAGATCGACGGCATGGTCTATATCGACAGCGAGCAACCGCTGCAGCCGGGCGACAAGGTTCGCGTACGCGTTACCAACGCCGACGAGTACGACCTCTGGGCCGAAGTGATCTGA
- the trpB gene encoding tryptophan synthase subunit beta codes for MSSDPRFTAMPDTNGYFGPYGGQLVPPHLKQAMDDINLAYEEIRQRDDFQQELAALFADYVGRPSPIFHARRLSEQLGGAQIHLKREDLNHTGAHKINHCLGEALLAKFMGKKKVIAETGAGQHGVALATACALVGIPCEIHMGQVDIEKEHPNVTKMKILGCKLVAVTRGAATLKEAVDSAFEEYLKDPHSYIYAIGSVVGPHPFPKMVRDFQSIIGTEAREQFLAKHGRLPDHVVACVGGGSNAMGMFTAFLEDAAVELVGIEPAGESLDKPGRHSATLSKGKPGQLHGMACYVLEDADGNPSAVHSIASGLDYPGVGPQHSYLKDLGRVNYQTATDQECLDAFMTLSRVEGIIPALESAHAVAWAIRSAPTLGKDSHILVNLSGRGDKDADYVANLLGL; via the coding sequence ATGTCGTCCGATCCTCGCTTCACCGCCATGCCCGACACCAACGGATATTTCGGCCCCTATGGCGGCCAGCTGGTCCCACCGCACCTCAAGCAAGCGATGGATGACATCAACCTCGCCTACGAGGAAATTCGCCAGCGCGATGACTTCCAGCAGGAGCTGGCAGCACTGTTCGCCGACTATGTGGGTCGGCCAAGTCCGATCTTCCATGCACGACGTCTGTCCGAGCAGCTCGGCGGCGCGCAGATCCATCTGAAGCGCGAAGACCTGAACCACACCGGCGCACACAAGATCAATCACTGCCTGGGCGAGGCGCTGCTGGCCAAGTTCATGGGCAAGAAGAAGGTGATCGCCGAGACTGGCGCCGGCCAGCACGGTGTCGCCCTGGCTACCGCCTGCGCACTGGTGGGTATTCCCTGCGAGATTCACATGGGCCAGGTGGACATCGAGAAGGAACACCCCAACGTCACCAAGATGAAGATCCTCGGCTGCAAGCTGGTAGCCGTCACCCGCGGTGCGGCGACGCTCAAGGAAGCGGTGGATAGCGCCTTCGAGGAATACCTGAAGGACCCGCACAGCTACATCTACGCCATCGGCTCGGTGGTCGGCCCGCACCCGTTCCCGAAGATGGTCCGCGACTTCCAGTCGATCATCGGCACCGAGGCCCGTGAGCAGTTCCTCGCCAAACACGGCCGCCTGCCCGATCACGTGGTTGCCTGCGTCGGTGGCGGCTCGAATGCGATGGGCATGTTCACCGCCTTCCTCGAAGATGCCGCGGTCGAGCTGGTCGGTATCGAGCCAGCCGGCGAGAGCCTGGACAAGCCCGGCCGCCACTCGGCGACGCTGTCCAAGGGCAAGCCAGGCCAACTGCATGGCATGGCCTGCTACGTGCTGGAGGATGCCGATGGCAATCCGTCTGCGGTGCATTCGATCGCATCCGGCCTGGACTATCCAGGCGTCGGCCCACAGCACAGCTACCTGAAGGATCTAGGCCGGGTGAACTACCAGACTGCGACCGACCAGGAATGCCTCGACGCCTTCATGACCCTGTCGCGTGTGGAAGGCATCATCCCCGCGCTGGAAAGTGCCCATGCCGTGGCCTGGGCGATTCGCAGCGCACCGACACTGGGCAAGGACAGCCACATCCTCGTCAATCTCTCCGGCCGCGGCGACAAGGATGCCGATTACGTCGCCAACCTGCTCGGCCTGTAA
- the tsaA gene encoding tRNA (N6-threonylcarbamoyladenosine(37)-N6)-methyltransferase TrmO, with translation MDHSVSPIGYVRSCFKEKFAIPRQPSLAPAARGVVELLPPFDSADAVAGLEQVSHVWLLFLFHQALENKPRLRVRPPRLGGNRMVGVFATRATHRPNGIGQSVVRLDRVEADRLFISGIDLLDGTPVLDIKPYVPYADSLPDARNDMAAEAPIAIGVQWSDSGLLQARSQAARLGEPLVELIEQCLAQDPRPAYQKPEPERRYGAQFWDVDVRWHYPTPGVIRVLEVAPAAPQPA, from the coding sequence ATGGATCACAGCGTCTCGCCTATCGGCTACGTCCGCTCCTGCTTCAAGGAGAAGTTCGCCATCCCCCGCCAGCCCAGCCTGGCGCCAGCCGCACGCGGCGTGGTGGAACTGCTGCCGCCGTTCGACAGTGCTGATGCAGTGGCCGGACTCGAGCAGGTCAGCCACGTATGGCTGCTGTTTCTGTTCCACCAGGCCCTGGAAAACAAACCGCGCCTCAGGGTTCGCCCGCCTCGCCTCGGCGGCAATCGCATGGTCGGCGTGTTCGCCACCCGCGCGACCCACAGACCCAACGGCATCGGTCAATCGGTCGTTAGGCTGGATCGCGTCGAAGCGGATCGGCTGTTCATCTCCGGCATCGACCTGCTGGACGGCACTCCGGTGTTGGATATCAAACCCTACGTGCCCTACGCCGACTCACTACCGGATGCGCGCAACGACATGGCCGCCGAAGCACCGATAGCCATCGGAGTTCAGTGGTCGGACTCCGGCTTGCTACAAGCTCGCAGCCAAGCGGCGCGCCTCGGCGAACCGCTGGTGGAACTGATCGAGCAATGCCTGGCGCAGGACCCACGCCCGGCCTATCAGAAACCCGAACCGGAACGACGGTACGGCGCGCAGTTCTGGGATGTGGACGTGCGCTGGCATTACCCGACGCCAGGCGTGATCCGTGTTCTGGAAGTCGCGCCAGCAGCGCCGCAACCGGCCTGA
- a CDS encoding penicillin acylase family protein yields the protein MSLRLPFALVRLTLGAALGLAGLGGCQAYLDNRYSASLPPSQGIQPLTGLAGSASIRRNSLGMPLIETSSFHDALFAMGYVHATDRLSQMVSLRLMAQGRLAEMVGPGVLETDRFMRAVNLRQSAELLYRESSPRMKKFFEVYARGVNAYLYRHQDKLPMDLAESGYKPEYWKPEDSVLVFCLLNFGLSQNLQEEVAALLLAQKVGSDKLAWLLPIYPDEALPFDEADKLKGLKLGGNLPGLAALERATQPLAALTPSGMAASNNWAIAGSNSRSGKPILANDTHLPLSMPSYWNFMQVRAPKFQAAGVTIAGVPAVVAGFNGKLGWGMTMVMGDNQDLYLEQVRREGSRLMYLADGKWLPARERHETYFVKGERPIRETIYETRNGPLLNTALGERKHPLQPLQLTSGYGLALKTTQLEADRTLDAFFDLSRAQSVDQAFEATREIRATALNLVFADQQGIGWQVTGRFPNRREGLGLVPSPGWDNRYEWDGFADPMLHPYDQDPVQGWLGTANQRSVPRGYGMQLSSSWYGPERYERLAELAGHGKHDTRSTIAMQYDQVTPFAAKLKAMFEAPGMAEPLRKAIDALPAAERSKAREALDRLMAFDGKLAADSADAALYGAFLHESAQQIFLDELGPEDTPAWRALVQTANTSYSAQADHLLGREDSPFWNDQRTAQAEDKPAILARSLAAAVTLLESRLGNERSAWQWGKLHTASWTSGATQLAPHMPASQRSKINAIGSYLDRGPYAMGGDHSTLNASAYHLGTDFETWLIPAMRIIVDFGRDEPMIGLNSSGQSGNPASPHYADGIDAWMKANYLSFPFKTENLDKVYGNQRLLLTPAGK from the coding sequence ATGTCTCTGCGTCTGCCGTTCGCCCTGGTTCGCCTGACGCTGGGGGCCGCGCTCGGCCTGGCCGGCCTTGGCGGTTGTCAGGCCTATCTCGACAATCGCTACAGCGCCAGCTTGCCGCCGTCACAGGGCATTCAGCCGCTGACCGGGCTGGCAGGCAGTGCGAGCATCCGGCGCAATTCGCTGGGCATGCCGCTGATCGAGACCTCGTCGTTTCACGATGCGCTGTTCGCCATGGGTTACGTCCACGCCACCGACCGGCTGAGCCAGATGGTCAGCCTGCGGCTGATGGCTCAGGGTAGATTGGCGGAGATGGTCGGCCCCGGGGTGCTGGAGACCGACCGCTTCATGCGCGCGGTGAATCTGCGCCAGAGCGCCGAGCTGCTCTATCGTGAATCCTCGCCGCGGATGAAGAAGTTCTTCGAGGTCTACGCCCGCGGCGTCAACGCGTACCTGTATCGTCATCAGGACAAGCTGCCAATGGACCTTGCCGAGTCCGGCTACAAGCCTGAGTACTGGAAACCCGAGGATTCGGTGCTGGTGTTCTGCCTGCTCAACTTCGGGCTGTCGCAGAACCTGCAGGAAGAGGTTGCCGCACTGCTGCTGGCGCAGAAGGTGGGCAGCGACAAGCTGGCCTGGCTTCTGCCGATCTATCCCGACGAGGCATTGCCGTTCGATGAGGCAGACAAGCTCAAGGGCCTGAAACTGGGGGGTAATTTGCCTGGGCTGGCGGCACTCGAACGTGCTACGCAGCCGCTGGCGGCACTGACGCCCTCTGGCATGGCCGCCTCCAACAACTGGGCTATCGCCGGTAGCAACAGTCGCAGCGGCAAGCCGATCCTGGCCAACGACACGCACCTGCCGTTGTCCATGCCTTCGTACTGGAATTTCATGCAGGTTCGCGCACCGAAGTTCCAGGCCGCGGGCGTCACCATCGCCGGGGTACCCGCGGTGGTGGCCGGTTTCAACGGCAAGCTCGGCTGGGGCATGACGATGGTCATGGGCGATAATCAGGACCTCTATCTCGAGCAGGTGCGCCGCGAAGGCTCGCGGCTGATGTACCTGGCCGATGGCAAGTGGCTGCCGGCCCGCGAGCGCCACGAGACCTACTTCGTCAAGGGCGAGCGGCCGATTCGCGAAACCATTTATGAAACCCGCAACGGCCCGCTGCTGAACACGGCGCTGGGCGAGCGCAAACATCCCTTGCAGCCGCTGCAGCTCACCAGCGGCTATGGCCTGGCGCTGAAAACCACGCAACTGGAGGCCGATCGCACGCTGGACGCGTTTTTCGATCTATCCCGCGCGCAATCGGTGGATCAAGCCTTCGAGGCGACCCGTGAAATTCGTGCAACCGCACTGAATCTGGTCTTTGCCGACCAGCAGGGGATCGGCTGGCAGGTTACTGGGCGCTTCCCAAATCGTCGCGAGGGGCTGGGCTTGGTGCCGTCGCCGGGATGGGACAATCGTTACGAATGGGACGGCTTCGCCGATCCGATGCTGCATCCCTACGATCAGGACCCCGTGCAGGGCTGGCTCGGCACCGCCAATCAGCGCAGCGTGCCGCGCGGTTACGGGATGCAGCTTTCCAGCTCCTGGTATGGCCCCGAGCGTTACGAGCGCCTGGCGGAGCTGGCGGGGCACGGCAAGCACGACACCCGCAGTACCATCGCGATGCAGTACGACCAGGTCACGCCGTTCGCCGCCAAGCTCAAGGCAATGTTCGAGGCGCCGGGCATGGCCGAGCCGTTGCGCAAGGCGATCGATGCACTGCCGGCCGCCGAACGCAGCAAGGCGCGAGAAGCGCTGGACCGGTTGATGGCCTTCGACGGCAAGCTCGCTGCGGATTCGGCCGATGCCGCGCTGTATGGCGCTTTCCTGCACGAAAGCGCGCAGCAGATCTTTCTAGATGAGCTGGGGCCGGAAGATACGCCGGCGTGGCGAGCGCTGGTGCAAACGGCCAACACCTCCTACTCGGCCCAGGCCGACCATCTGCTCGGGCGCGAGGACAGCCCGTTCTGGAATGACCAGCGCACCGCGCAAGCCGAAGACAAGCCAGCAATCCTCGCGCGCAGCCTGGCAGCAGCGGTGACCTTGCTGGAAAGCCGGCTGGGCAACGAGCGCAGCGCCTGGCAGTGGGGCAAGTTGCACACTGCCAGCTGGACCTCCGGCGCGACGCAGTTGGCGCCGCATATGCCGGCCAGCCAACGGAGCAAGATCAACGCTATCGGCAGCTACCTGGACCGCGGCCCATACGCCATGGGCGGCGATCACAGCACGCTGAACGCTTCGGCCTATCACCTGGGGACGGACTTCGAGACCTGGCTGATCCCGGCGATGCGCATCATCGTCGACTTCGGCCGTGATGAGCCGATGATCGGCCTCAACAGTTCAGGCCAGTCGGGCAATCCGGCCAGCCCGCACTACGCCGATGGCATCGACGCGTGGATGAAGGCGAATTACCTGAGTTTCCCGTTCAAAACGGAGAATCTCGACAAGGTCTATGGCAACCAGCGTCTGTTGCTGACGCCCGCCGGCAAGTGA
- a CDS encoding DUF2489 domain-containing protein: protein MTLAIGLFVIAALLIAALGGYALYLWRRVWRNERLQAEARTQQQTALAEDLRILASCLLEEQVPLIEGAIRIKVLLDNYDVALGQHPRCQVFQQLFEATEQVPTHAAWKALDKQERRRHEAQFSALELQHKAEARRSARWLLDEALPKSRDAA from the coding sequence ATGACCCTGGCAATCGGTCTGTTCGTCATCGCCGCGCTGCTGATTGCTGCGCTGGGCGGTTATGCGCTGTATCTCTGGCGCCGTGTCTGGCGCAACGAGCGTTTGCAGGCAGAGGCGCGGACGCAGCAACAGACCGCGCTGGCGGAGGATCTGCGAATCCTCGCCAGCTGCCTGCTGGAGGAGCAAGTCCCGCTTATCGAGGGGGCGATCCGTATCAAGGTGCTGCTCGACAACTATGATGTGGCGTTGGGGCAGCATCCTCGTTGTCAGGTGTTCCAGCAGCTGTTCGAAGCCACCGAGCAAGTGCCGACCCATGCGGCCTGGAAGGCGCTGGACAAGCAGGAGCGGCGCCGACATGAAGCGCAGTTCAGTGCGCTTGAGCTGCAACACAAGGCCGAGGCTCGGCGTTCGGCCCGTTGGCTGCTCGACGAAGCTCTGCCAAAATCCCGCGACGCGGCCTGA
- a CDS encoding SEC-C metal-binding domain-containing protein, with amino-acid sequence MSQEPHVHGPDCNHDHDHDHHHVHGPHCNHSHEPVRNPLKDVGRNDPCPCGSQQKYKKCHGA; translated from the coding sequence ATGAGTCAAGAACCGCACGTGCATGGCCCCGACTGCAACCACGATCATGACCATGATCATCACCACGTTCATGGCCCGCATTGCAATCACAGCCACGAACCTGTGCGCAATCCGCTGAAGGACGTTGGCCGCAATGACCCGTGCCCTTGTGGCAGCCAGCAGAAATACAAGAAATGCCACGGCGCCTGA
- a CDS encoding LEA type 2 family protein, which yields MLLCLLGGMAGCSTWFSGDFKDPTVELTKVDIIKARLLEQQFMLRFRIDNPNDHSLPVRGLIYKVHLNDVELASGESSGWLTVPANSFEYYEVPVHTNLWRHMKYIVRLLEKPDRPIAYRLAGELKTGLMMGRRVHISNNGEIIPGNFIPE from the coding sequence GTGTTGCTCTGCCTGCTTGGCGGCATGGCCGGATGCTCGACCTGGTTTTCGGGCGATTTCAAGGACCCTACGGTCGAACTCACCAAGGTCGATATCATCAAGGCGCGGCTGCTGGAACAGCAATTCATGCTGCGCTTTCGTATCGACAACCCCAACGATCATAGCCTGCCGGTGCGCGGGCTGATCTACAAAGTCCATCTCAATGATGTGGAGCTGGCTAGCGGCGAATCCAGTGGCTGGCTGACGGTGCCCGCCAACAGCTTCGAGTACTACGAGGTGCCGGTTCACACCAACCTTTGGCGCCATATGAAGTACATCGTGCGCCTGCTTGAGAAGCCTGATCGCCCGATCGCCTACCGCCTGGCCGGTGAACTCAAGACCGGCCTGATGATGGGCCGGCGCGTGCACATTTCCAACAATGGCGAGATAATCCCGGGCAACTTTATTCCGGAGTAG
- a CDS encoding S-methyl-5'-thioinosine phosphorylase has translation MTVHAIIGGTGLTQLSGFKMQRAQVIDTPYGRPSGEILRGEYSGREVLFLARHGHPHRIPPHQVNYRANLWALKQAGAEAILAINAVGGIHSAMGSGHFCVPHQIIDYTYGREHTFFEGDIDHVTHIDFSFPYDETLRERLIGALAAEGYAFSGHGVYGCTQGPRLETVAEIIRMERDGCDIVGMTGMPEAALARELDLPYACLALVVNPAAGKASGVITMTEIEAALAAGIGKARQVLAKVLAA, from the coding sequence ATGACTGTCCATGCCATCATCGGCGGCACCGGCCTGACCCAGTTGAGCGGCTTCAAGATGCAGCGCGCGCAGGTCATCGACACGCCCTACGGACGCCCGTCCGGGGAGATCCTGCGTGGCGAATACAGCGGCCGAGAGGTGCTGTTCCTTGCAAGACATGGCCATCCGCACCGTATCCCCCCACACCAGGTGAATTACCGAGCCAACCTATGGGCGCTGAAGCAGGCGGGGGCGGAGGCGATTCTTGCGATTAATGCGGTAGGCGGCATTCATTCGGCCATGGGCTCCGGGCACTTCTGCGTCCCCCATCAGATCATCGATTACACCTATGGCCGTGAACACACCTTCTTCGAAGGCGATATCGATCACGTGACCCATATCGACTTCAGCTTCCCCTATGACGAAACGCTGCGTGAACGCCTGATCGGCGCACTCGCGGCCGAGGGATATGCGTTCAGCGGCCATGGCGTATATGGCTGCACGCAGGGGCCGCGGCTGGAGACCGTGGCGGAGATCATCCGGATGGAGCGAGATGGTTGCGACATCGTCGGCATGACCGGTATGCCAGAGGCCGCGCTGGCTCGTGAACTCGACTTGCCTTATGCCTGTCTGGCATTGGTGGTCAATCCGGCGGCCGGCAAGGCGAGTGGAGTGATCACCATGACCGAGATCGAGGCGGCACTGGCTGCCGGTATAGGTAAGGCGCGGCAGGTGCTCGCAAAAGTGCTGGCGGCCTGA
- the nagZ gene encoding beta-N-acetylhexosaminidase: MHGSLMLDIAGTWLTAEDRHLLRQPEVGGLILFARNIEHPRQVDELCRSIRAVRPDLLLAVDQEGGRVQRLRQGFVRLPAMRELARCADAPRLAEACGWVMATEVLAVGLDFSFAPVLDLDHQRSAVVGTRAFEGDPQAAVVLIDAFIRGMHAAGMAATGKHFPGHGWAEADSHVTIPVDERSLEELRRCDLIPFQALSNTLDAIMPAHVIYPQVDEQPAGFSRRWLQDILRNELRFKGVIFSDDLSMAGAHVAGDAADRIQAALVAGCDMGLVCNDRAAAELALTALQRLGVTAPPVLSRMRAREACVAEYKQDPRWLDAIGALKAADLIG, encoded by the coding sequence ATGCACGGTTCACTGATGCTGGACATTGCCGGTACCTGGCTGACGGCCGAGGATCGGCACCTGCTGCGCCAACCCGAGGTCGGCGGGCTCATTCTGTTTGCGCGCAACATTGAGCACCCGCGCCAGGTCGACGAGCTATGCCGCTCTATTCGTGCCGTGCGACCAGACCTGCTTTTGGCGGTGGACCAGGAAGGTGGCCGCGTGCAGCGGCTGCGCCAGGGTTTCGTCAGGCTTCCGGCGATGCGGGAGCTGGCGCGCTGCGCCGATGCGCCGCGGTTGGCCGAGGCCTGTGGCTGGGTGATGGCGACCGAGGTGCTCGCCGTGGGCCTGGATTTCAGCTTCGCGCCGGTTCTCGACCTCGACCACCAGCGCAGTGCCGTGGTGGGAACGCGTGCGTTCGAAGGCGATCCACAGGCTGCTGTGGTGCTGATCGACGCGTTCATTAGAGGAATGCATGCAGCAGGGATGGCGGCCACTGGCAAGCACTTTCCCGGGCATGGCTGGGCCGAGGCGGACTCGCATGTCACGATCCCGGTCGATGAGCGAAGCCTTGAAGAACTGCGCCGCTGTGATCTGATTCCTTTCCAGGCGCTCAGCAATACGCTCGATGCGATCATGCCGGCGCATGTGATCTATCCTCAGGTCGATGAGCAGCCCGCGGGCTTTTCGCGGCGCTGGTTACAGGACATCCTGCGTAACGAACTGCGCTTCAAGGGTGTGATCTTCAGTGACGATCTGTCGATGGCGGGCGCTCACGTCGCCGGCGATGCGGCCGATCGCATCCAGGCTGCCCTGGTTGCCGGCTGCGACATGGGGTTGGTATGCAATGATCGGGCAGCAGCGGAACTGGCGCTGACTGCGCTGCAGCGTCTCGGCGTGACAGCGCCGCCTGTGCTTTCACGCATGCGCGCTCGTGAGGCATGCGTCGCTGAGTACAAGCAGGATCCGCGTTGGCTTGACGCCATTGGCGCGCTCAAGGCCGCCGACCTGATTGGCTGA
- a CDS encoding L,D-transpeptidase produces the protein MASLDLLHISIADQQLYGFARGRLCLRLPVSTARNGAGELNGSGCTPRGLHQVRARIGEALPKGAVLRGRRWTGEVWSAELHEAFPGRDWILTRILWLSGCEPDVNRMGRVDTFRRYIYIHGTPDCEPMGVPLSHGCIRMRNADLLELFPLVPPHCAVRIDEAPCPDWAAAELE, from the coding sequence ATGGCATCTCTCGATCTTCTGCATATTTCCATCGCTGACCAGCAACTCTACGGTTTTGCCCGCGGGCGGCTGTGTCTGCGTCTCCCGGTTTCTACCGCACGTAATGGTGCTGGCGAGCTCAATGGCTCCGGTTGTACGCCGCGCGGCCTGCACCAGGTGCGTGCGCGTATCGGTGAGGCTTTGCCTAAGGGGGCGGTGCTGCGCGGGCGGCGCTGGACTGGCGAGGTCTGGTCCGCTGAGCTCCACGAGGCTTTCCCCGGGCGCGACTGGATCCTGACCCGCATCCTCTGGCTCAGCGGCTGCGAGCCGGACGTCAACCGAATGGGGCGGGTCGATACCTTCCGCCGTTACATCTACATTCACGGTACTCCCGATTGTGAGCCGATGGGCGTGCCGCTTTCCCACGGTTGCATTCGCATGCGCAATGCCGACCTGCTCGAACTCTTTCCATTGGTGCCGCCCCACTGTGCGGTGCGTATCGACGAGGCGCCCTGTCCCGACTGGGCTGCCGCTGAACTCGAATAA
- a CDS encoding TetR family transcriptional regulator, whose protein sequence is MAQSETVERILDAAEQLFAEKGFAETSLRLITSKAGVNLAAVNYHFGSKKALIQAVFSRFLGPFCASLERELDRREALTDKQDTLEELLEILVEQALAVKPRSGDDLSIFMRLLGLSFSQSQGHLRRYLEDMYGKVFRRYMLKVHDAAPAIPPIELFWRVHFMLGAAAFSMSGIKALRAISENDFGVRTSIEQVMRMMVPFLAAGMRADSGIDDTTLAGAQPIARRNAAAIPAKA, encoded by the coding sequence ATGGCGCAGTCGGAAACAGTTGAGCGCATTCTTGATGCAGCGGAACAGCTGTTCGCGGAAAAAGGCTTCGCCGAAACCTCGCTTCGTTTGATCACCAGCAAGGCTGGGGTCAATCTCGCGGCGGTCAACTATCACTTCGGTTCGAAGAAGGCGCTCATCCAGGCGGTGTTCTCGCGATTCCTCGGGCCGTTCTGTGCCAGCCTGGAGCGTGAGCTGGATCGACGCGAGGCGTTGACCGACAAGCAGGACACGCTCGAGGAACTGCTGGAAATCCTCGTCGAGCAGGCCTTGGCGGTCAAACCGCGCAGTGGCGATGATCTGTCCATCTTCATGCGTCTGCTGGGCTTGTCCTTCAGTCAGAGCCAGGGCCACTTGCGCCGCTATCTGGAAGACATGTACGGCAAGGTGTTTCGCCGCTACATGCTCAAGGTGCACGACGCGGCGCCGGCCATTCCACCTATCGAGCTGTTCTGGCGCGTGCATTTCATGCTGGGAGCCGCGGCATTCAGCATGTCGGGCATCAAGGCACTGCGCGCTATTTCCGAGAACGACTTCGGGGTCCGGACTTCGATCGAACAGGTGATGCGCATGATGGTGCCGTTCCTGGCAGCCGGCATGCGTGCCGACAGCGGCATCGACGACACGACGCTGGCCGGCGCACAGCCGATCGCGCGGCGCAACGCGGCTGCCATTCCGGCGAAGGCTTGA
- the lexA gene encoding transcriptional repressor LexA has translation MIKLTPRQTEILAFIKRCLEDNGYPPTRAEIAQELGFKSPNAAEEHLKALARKGAIEMTPGASRGIRIPDFEPAASENGLPIIGRVAAGAPILAQQHVEESCQISPAFFHPRADYLLRVHGMSMKDIGIFDGDLLAVHTTREARNGQIVVARVGDEVTVKRFKRDGKKVWLLAENPEFAPIEVDLEQQELVIEGLSVGVIRR, from the coding sequence ATGATCAAGCTGACGCCTCGCCAGACGGAAATCCTCGCGTTCATCAAGCGCTGCCTGGAAGACAATGGGTATCCGCCCACTCGTGCAGAGATCGCTCAGGAGCTCGGCTTCAAGTCGCCCAACGCTGCCGAAGAACATCTCAAGGCACTTGCCCGCAAAGGCGCTATCGAGATGACGCCCGGCGCGTCCCGCGGGATACGTATCCCGGATTTCGAACCCGCCGCGTCCGAAAATGGCCTGCCGATCATTGGCCGCGTCGCCGCCGGCGCGCCGATTCTGGCGCAGCAACATGTCGAAGAATCCTGCCAGATCAGCCCCGCTTTTTTCCATCCACGCGCCGATTATCTGCTCCGTGTCCACGGCATGAGCATGAAGGACATCGGCATTTTCGATGGCGACCTGCTGGCCGTGCACACCACTCGCGAGGCCCGCAACGGCCAGATCGTGGTGGCTCGCGTGGGTGACGAAGTCACGGTGAAGCGTTTCAAGCGTGACGGCAAGAAGGTTTGGCTATTGGCTGAAAACCCCGAGTTTGCGCCCATCGAGGTCGATCTCGAACAGCAGGAACTGGTGATAGAAGGCTTGAGTGTCGGCGTCATCCGCCGCTAA